Below is a window of Terriglobales bacterium DNA.
CGAGTCCGCCGGCACCCACACACGGCAACAACACATACACATGCACATGTGCTTGGTGCAGGTGTCGGCCTTGTGGGTCGCGGACAACATAACGAGGTTCGTTTATAACGCCGGGCCTCCGCAGTGACAAACGCAAAATTTCAATTCAAGGCATCAGCGATTTTCATGCACCCATGGCGGGGTTTCGGACATCAAGGTCGAAGCTCGCCATTTGTGCGTCGCCTGGGTTTTTACTCGTCTCATTCATCTTGCCATCCTGCGGCATAGAATTGTTTGCGTGAGGAACCCCAATGCAAGGAAAGGTCGTACTCATCACCGGCGCCAACGGCGGTCTGGGAACTGACGTCACGCAGGCCTTCTTGTCGGAAGGAGCTACCGTTGTCGGAACATCAAGGAGCATTCGCCAGACGGACTTCTCGGGCCAAAACTTCACCGCGATTCCTGCGGACATTACCCAACCCGCTGCCGCCCGCGAACTGATCGCGAAAATCGTGGAACGCTTCAAGCATATCGACGTCCTCGTCCATGTGATGGGTGGGTTTGCCGCAGGCAAGATACACGACACCGACGATGAAACCTGGAAGAGAATGCAGGACCTGAACGTTAACTCGGGTTTCTATATAGCGCGAGAAGTGGTTCGAGCCATGCGTGCGACCGGAGGGGGACGCATCATAGCCATAGGCAGCCTCGCCGCCACCGAGCCGCACGCCGGCATCGGAGCGTACGTCGTCTCCAAAACCGCGCTGACTGTACTCTTCCGTACCATTGCTCTCGAAAACGCCGACGCAGGAATCACCTCAAACATCGTCCTGCCGGACACCATGGATACACCCGCCAACCGCGCCGCCATGCCGAAAGCCGATCCTTCCAAGTGGGTGAAACCCGCCGATGTGGCGAAGATCGTACTGACCCTCGCAGGCGACGCTGGCGCCCAGATTAACGGCGCGGTAATACCGGTGTTTGGTTCTTAAGTCTAAGGGGTGTACTGGCGGAGAGAGAGGGATTCGAATCCGCCTGTGAACGTAAAACCAAGTACTTACAGAGCACGGACGGCAACGAAACTCCATGAAAAGCAGTGGTAGTTCGTCTTAATGGATTGCAAATTGATTGCAAGCACCGTCGTTACCAGCTTTGTTACCACAGTTGATTCGCAATCTATTCGTTGGAATGGTGAATGGGTCAGGCTTACGATAGCAGCCATGATGCAAGACGAAGTGCGGAATTGGTTGGAGAAACAGGGATATCCTCTTGAAATGAGGGCTGCTTCGCTCTTCAAACAAGCTGGCTTTGAGGTTAGACAATCTTGGTACTACCCAGACGCCGAAACGGGAAAATCTAGGGAGCTTGACATTCTGGTTCGCGACCCGGACTTCATCGGTATTGTTGACATCGAGTTTGCAATCGAGTGCAAAGCAATCAAGAAGCCGTGGCTGGTTTTGTCCACGAGCGAAACAGTCTCATACAACCGGGCCTTTTCATTCGCGATAACTTCGGAAGCGGCAAGACGCTTTGTTTGTTCGCCTGAAAGGATACACTGGTTTCTCGACAATCTGGCGTGGTTTAGTAAAGATGACCTGACTGGATATTCTCTGCGGCAAAGTTTTTCCGACGGTCAAGAGGACATCCCTTACGCGACAGGGATGAGTGTCTTGAAAGCCGCTCATTGTCGCCTAGAGAAAGCCCCGCGTCCAAAGTGTCCCAAGTTTCAGTTCATCTTTCCCGTTATCGTGATAGATAGTCCTCTACTTCGATGCTGGCTTGGCGGGAATGGGCAGCTAGAGATGCAGGAAGTCTCTGAGGGTGAATACCTCTTCGACCCGGCGAATTCTAATATCAGGGGAACAGCAATTCGTGTGGTGACGCTGAGCGGCTTGCCCAAGTTTGTGAAGACCGCCAAATTCGTTGCAGAGCAGGTCAGAGCCTATCTGAAACCCGAGGTAGACCGCTTCATGAAATTATGAGGGATACCAATTATTTGCATTTTCCCGTTCGAGCACACCAAGAATTCACACTGTCGATGTCGAACATAGCTGCGTGTTCACCGCTTAGTTCTCGGAAGGCAAAGAAGGCTAAAGCGACACGGTTTAAGTCCGGTGAGTTGTTAATTATGCGAACAACATCGCGGATCGTCTCAGGCACTGGCTCGCTTTCGTCAGCGTCTCTGAAGTTTGAGGTCTGCAAAGCCTTTAGCGCAGGCTCGTTGCCGTTTTTGACAAACTGTCCCCAAGAGCTTTCGTAATGCTGTGTAGTGCTAGAAAGAGTGGTGTCTGCAAACCGCAGAACGGCCGGGTCGTGTGTCTGCTTGCGGATTGCACGAATCTCGTCGAATCCTGAGCGGTATCCGATACGCATTCGCGTGTCGCTCTCCGAGATTTGGCCTACAAACAAGACTAACTCCTGAAGTGGCTTGAGCCGCTGACCCAGTTGTTCTTGAATGAGTTTGTCAGTGACACTCCCCACTTTGTGTCTCGCGGCCTCCAGAATCATCGCATTGATGTTATTTTCATCAAAGGCATCCTTGACGCTTCTTGCAGCCTCGTCCTTCGCGATGCGTTCCGCCTCGCTCTTAGCGTCGGCACGGACATCTCTCAGGTTGGAATAGAACAAATAGCCCGCAGCCCCGAGGAGAAGAGTCATGAACGCCGCAGTTAGCGTAACCAGATATTTGAAATACGAGCTTATGCGGTCGTACTCAAGGTGTGCTGCTTCATCACTCATGACGTGGCCTCTAGATGTAATTGCTTCTTAATGCAGAGCATTCTACCAGTGGATTTAACCTTGGGGTCATGATTGTGGAGAGGCTTTCCGCTTTTGGAACATCTCCTATTGTCTGGTTAATCGCTAGGATTCGATTTAAGGCGCCGCCATTTCCGAGGCCCCTAACCACGTCGTTGGGGTATAGTAGTTCGGCATTAGCTAGCATTTGAGCGATTGCGAGACAGTCAGATACCTTGGAATGGAGGTCTACAGCGCGATGGCTATTTCAACTTGCCCGAAGTGTCCCAGCACGGCGTTTGAGACCAAAGAAGCAAGCCCGAACAACTCGAATTTCCGTCTAATGTTCGTCCAATGT
It encodes the following:
- a CDS encoding SDR family NAD(P)-dependent oxidoreductase gives rise to the protein MQGKVVLITGANGGLGTDVTQAFLSEGATVVGTSRSIRQTDFSGQNFTAIPADITQPAAARELIAKIVERFKHIDVLVHVMGGFAAGKIHDTDDETWKRMQDLNVNSGFYIAREVVRAMRATGGGRIIAIGSLAATEPHAGIGAYVVSKTALTVLFRTIALENADAGITSNIVLPDTMDTPANRAAMPKADPSKWVKPADVAKIVLTLAGDAGAQINGAVIPVFGS